The nucleotide sequence GAGGGCGTCGCCCCAGCCCGGCCCGGCCGTCCGGTCGAACTCGTCGTTCGCGAGCGGTGCGGGCTCCGTCAGGACGGCCTCCTGCGTGGTCGTCGCCGTGCCGCCGACGTCGTCCGTCACCGTGAGGGTGACCGTCCGCGTCCCAGCCGTCGCGTACGTGTGCGTCGCCGACGCGCCTTCGCCCGTCGTGCCGTCACCCCAGTCCCAGCGGTAGCTGCTGATGCTGCCGTCGGCGTCGGTCGATGCGGAGGCGTCGACCGATGCCGTCAGCTCCGCCGCGGAGAGCGTGAACGAGGCGGTGGGCAGCGTGTTCGGCCCCTGCACGAGGACCGGCTTGGTGACCGACCCGACCAGGTTCTGGTTGTCGGTGACCGTGAGCTTGACCGGATAGGTCCCGGGCTTCGCGTAGGTGTGCGTCGGGGTCTTGCCCGTGCCCGTCGTCCCGTCACCGAAGTCCCACCGGTAGGCCGAGATCGTGTTGGCTCCCGGCGGCACCGAGGTGCTCGCGTCGAACGCCACGTCGAACCCGGACGCGCTGGCGGTGAAGGCGGCGACGGGGGCGGTGGAGCCCCTGCCCACCCAGTAGTGCGTCTTGACCTGCGGGGCGCTCAGCCCGTACGGGTAGACGGCGAACTCATCGATGTTTCCCGTGAGGAACGTCGAGGTCGGCACATTCGGCCAGTTCGCCAGGTTCCCGCCGCCGATCCGCCAGTACCCGTCGAACTGCGGGCCGCTGGTGACGGTGGTGAGCTGGGTGTTCAGCGTCCCGTCGACGAAGAGCTTCATCCCCGCGGGACTCAACGAGGCGACGACGTGGTGCCAGCGGTTGTCGTTGTACGCCGCCGACGTCGTGATGACCTTCGTGCCGCCGTTGTAGACGCCGAAGTTCAGGCGGCCGTCATTCGTCATGTAGACGTTGCGGTTGTAGCGCGTGGCATAGCCGGCGGCCGAACTCTCGAAGTCGAACAGCAGACCGCCCTGCGTCGTCGACGTCTGGAACCAGATCTCGACGGAGTGGGAGGCGGGCGCCGGGATCTTCGTGGTGGTGTCGATCCGTCCGGTCTTCGAGCCGTCGAGCGCCGTCGCGCCCGTCACGCTCTTCGGGATGCCCGTCGAGAGCGGCTTCGTCCCGGAGCGGAAGATGGGGCTGTTCGTGCCCGCCACGTCCTGCTCGGTGGTTCCCAACGGGTAGTACAGCGCGGGCTCGTCGGCCAGCACCGCGTTGGAGTACGGCGGCGTCGATCCGGCCACGGTGACCGTCGCCGTGCTGCTCGAGACCGTGTGACCATCGCCGTCCGTGGCAGTGAACGTGTACTCCTGCTGCGAGCCGACGGGGGCCGTCGTGTCGTCGAACGTGACGGCGGGCCGGTTCCACCAGGTGGCGTCCATCGTGGTGGTGAACAGTGGCGTGGCCGAGTCGCCGCGGCGCAGCTCGTAGGTGAGCGTGAGGTCGTCGCGGTCCCAGTTGGCGGGGATCGTGACCTTCACGTGGCCGGAGGTGAGGGACGTCGCGGTCGGAGCCCACTTGTCCCCCGACAGCCGGGGTCCGTCCTTCGGGCCGCCCGGAGGGGCGGTCGAGAAGCGGACGAGCCCTTCGAACTGCCCGTTGTTGACGGAGCGGAACTCGCCACCGATCGAGATCATGTCGCCCGTTCCGGTGATGGAGAGGCCGGCCTGACCCAGACCCGTCGTCACTCCGACGCCCCAGTCCGGGGTCCAGTTGTAGGCCGACGGGGCGGGCGTGCCCACCCAGTTCTTGCGGATGTCCAAGCGCTCCTGCGAGCCCAGCACGCCGCGGGCGTCTGCGGTGTAGGCCTCGGAGTAGCGGTGGATGCGCGGGCTCTGCTCGGGGTGGAGACCCGCGGTGTCGCAGGCGTGCGTGTGGCTCGTCGTGTAGACGACCTTCCCTGTGGAGTAGACGCCGTAGTGGTCGCCGAGGCAGTCGGCGATCCAGCGGACCTTGCCGGTGCCGGCCTCGGCGGCGAACGTGCCCTCCAGGCTGGACGTCGCGACGTCCGCGAAGCCCCAGGCGGTGCCGTACACCCCGGTGGCGTCGACGGCGAGTCCGAACGTCCCGGCCTTGCCGGCGTAGGTGCCGGAGCCGGCGCCGTTCTTGACCGTCTTCACCAGCTCCCACTCGGTGTTCAGCTCTCCGGTGATCTTGTCGACCGACGCGCTGCCGCGCATCTCGGTGTTGCCGTTGACCTGCGAGAAGCGTCCGCCGAT is from Microbacterium sp. BLY and encodes:
- a CDS encoding PKD domain-containing protein encodes the protein MGKRAVFQRARTGVAGVVVGVIVAAGLVSLGGGAAAAAEPPDTVPPLLQRDDDVVTSDPIPTVQIDNGYVWAQTTIGTTVYAVGKFDNAREPKAEPGTALTARSNVLAYDIETGALLPFAPTVNGVIKAVAASPDGSRIYIGGTFSKVNGKDRWNIAALDAKTGELVPGFVPSIGGSGVYALATSGTTVYAGGLFTQANGTARNNLSAFDAKSGALLPWAPKTDLQVDAMVMDPAGEDTIIGGRFSQVNGNTEMRGSASVDKITGELNTEWELVKTVKNGAGSGTYAGKAGTFGLAVDATGVYGTAWGFADVATSSLEGTFAAEAGTGKVRWIADCLGDHYGVYSTGKVVYTTSHTHACDTAGLHPEQSPRIHRYSEAYTADARGVLGSQERLDIRKNWVGTPAPSAYNWTPDWGVGVTTGLGQAGLSITGTGDMISIGGEFRSVNNGQFEGLVRFSTAPPGGPKDGPRLSGDKWAPTATSLTSGHVKVTIPANWDRDDLTLTYELRRGDSATPLFTTTMDATWWNRPAVTFDDTTAPVGSQQEYTFTATDGDGHTVSSSTATVTVAGSTPPYSNAVLADEPALYYPLGTTEQDVAGTNSPIFRSGTKPLSTGIPKSVTGATALDGSKTGRIDTTTKIPAPASHSVEIWFQTSTTQGGLLFDFESSAAGYATRYNRNVYMTNDGRLNFGVYNGGTKVITTSAAYNDNRWHHVVASLSPAGMKLFVDGTLNTQLTTVTSGPQFDGYWRIGGGNLANWPNVPTSTFLTGNIDEFAVYPYGLSAPQVKTHYWVGRGSTAPVAAFTASASGFDVAFDASTSVPPGANTISAYRWDFGDGTTGTGKTPTHTYAKPGTYPVKLTVTDNQNLVGSVTKPVLVQGPNTLPTASFTLSAAELTASVDASASTDADGSISSYRWDWGDGTTGEGASATHTYATAGTRTVTLTVTDDVGGTATTTQEAVLTEPAPLANDEFDRTAGPGWGDALIGGTWKIAGGSAAAATVADGSGTLKLGAGETRHATLNTPTVASPALETTFRIDQASTTGGAYVGVIARDSAAGRYLVRAWLRPDGTIWLVAHRDGTLLATRVLSGVPVTPGSPYTLKVAVTGTDQASLTAKLWAAGTTEPSDWQLRATDATPLPAGGVGLSGSRSASATTPLAVSFDTFRVTPAE